The region CTGCTCTCATATGCCCCTTTTGATGATTCCTCAATATGGCAAACTCTGCACATATGGTCTTCCCACTCCCAGTTGGTGCAGCTACTAATACATTGTCATCTGAATTATAGAGAACAGTGAAAACCTGAGTCTGAACAGGATTGAAATGTTTAAAACCCTCATAAAGACCTTCATATAACGAATTTCTCAAAGCAGTCACAGGCAATGGTTGCAAATCCAGCAACTCTGTTGGAGGAGGATACTTTTCAGGCAGGATGAGATGTCTGAAGGAAACAGGCAAAACAGTTTGTGCTCCAAGCCACTTATCTGACACAACTCGAATGAAGTACTGGGGTGGCAGAGGTTCATAAATTGGAACTGTAAACTGCAAAGTGTGGTCCTCATCGATATACTGCTTCTTTAGCAAAAAATACTCGTGATGAAGAATATATTCACCATCATTATCCTCCACAATTACCCAAAATGGCTCCACATATCCATGAACTTTGTCCTCCCATTGGAAGTCGGGTGTAACAGTGAGCTCAACCCTCAAAACAGTGCGAGTAATTGGCTGAACATGGGCTGCAAGGTTTAATTTCGGAAACTGGTGAATGTACCTGTGTAGTGTTTTTCCCATCTTTGGGGCACGAATTAGCTCCCCAAGCTCTTGAGATGAGAGATCATAGTACCTTTCCCAAGCCAAGTCCTTCTTTTCCAACTTCattagaatatcatttgataTTCCATGAAATTGGCGAAGGGGTGTTTGTACACTCCACATTCTCCTGGTTACCATCCTGCACAAGTTCAAAGCCTTCTCTGCTACTTGCACCCATCCTCGTTTCAAAACTATTTCAAAAAGAGCTCGAAGAAGCCGCCCagcactctataaatagaaagaaaaacatatatataaataataataaaccgaaaaggaaaaataacaatctgctgccagttctagCTTTTATTTCTGGTAATAAGAgacaaataaattaaaacaaaggCTAAGATAAAAACCTGAGTTATGTACACCATATCGGATGTCAATGAAAGCCCTTCAAGCTTCAGCTGAGAGATATAGGCTTGCAGCAAAACATTAATCTTGGCACTAGGCTCTTCCAGGCTTTCTTTGACAGGAATTGGAACACGATCGAGAAGCTTTGCTAATTCCATTTTTTCATCCTGCCTAACAGTCACGTATTTAAATTCCTCACTGAGTGAGAACAGACGACAAAGCTCAGTATCTCCCATTGTAGGCTTCAAATGCTCATTATATGCAGCTATTGTTCCGTGTGTTATATAGTAGTAACTGGCAATGCGACCCAAATCTGTAACCTGGAAGTATCCACTTTTCCTATCATACTTGATCAAGTTGTTTTTATCCAAGATGGTAGCAGCAGAATGAATCTGCAAAGaatcacaacaacaacaaaaagtgaGAGCGTATTCAAATAGAACATGTGACAGGATATTAAGCTGAAAAATCACATACATCAAAGACCTCGGTGATtcttaaggaaaaaaaaatgacacAGAAAATAGACAAAATAAACAGAACTATAACAAGAAATTATAAACAAATATCATTCCCTGGCCACCTTTTTTTACTCCTGCTGCAAGATAAGGAACCTACTCCCTGAATAACACTATTCATGCGTAAATAAAAAGCAGTAAAACTTACCAGATCAGCTCGTCTCTCTTCCAATGTTACGTCCCTCTTGAGAACGTCAGCTTCCAAACCATACAGTGTGGGATTTCGAATCATGCGGACATATAAGTAAGTGTACCCAAGCCAACTACAAGCTTCTCTGGCATTCTGAACAGTACCAAGTACAATTTCTGCATTCAACTGATCAGCCAATTTGGAAACAAACTGACTTTCAATAGGAAGTTGTTGATTCATCAAAGAAAGATAGTATTGAAGCTCACTGTGTCCAGTAATAATTATTCCCTCACCATATGAATCGTATTGGGGCCTTCCGGCACGACCAAGCATCTGCATAACATCCAGAGGACTTAGTTCTGTCCAGGCTCCTTTTTCCGGATTATAAATTTGTGTACCTTTAATAATCACTGTATGGGCAGGAAGATTCACACCCCAAGCAAGAGTAGCAGTGGAGACCAAAACTTGTATGTGTCCGTCAGAAAAGAGATCCTCCACAAGCTGTCGGTCAGTTCTGTTCAAACCAGCATGATGAATTGCAAAACCATAAGGCACAAGATCTTTGAGATCATTGCTTTTTACAAGATCTGTATGTGTATGGAGAATTTCACGGCTGGCACTATCTTCTTTTAAAAATCTACCAAGTGTATCATTAGCAAGTGCAGTATCACGTATTGCACGAGCCGTCTTGGCTGTCTCCTTCCTTGAGTGGACAAATATAAGAACTTGATGCTTACCTGCTACGGCCATCACCTTTTCATAACAGAGATCATTCATCAATTGAAACCTCTGCAATGGCTTCCTTACCATGATTCCGATATACTGTTGAGAAAGCGGGACAGGCCTATAACTATTGTCAAAATGGAACAGTCCTTTATTGTGGTCAACCCGTAAGAATAATGCCACATCTAAATAATTTGGCAACGTAGCCGATAAACCAACCAACCGGATATGCTCTTTTGTGGTTTCAATCTGCCTGACAGTTCTAGCTACAATACTTTCAAGCACAGGACCTCTATTATCATGAAGAAGATGAATTTCATCAATAATCAGAAGTTTCACAAGCTGTGTATACGTACGATCACCTGACTTCCTTGTAATGATGTCCCACTTCTCAGGAGTTGTGACGATGATCTGAGTTTCTTCAATCTGCTGGCGAGTTAAAGTCTGGTCACCACTGAGCTCCCTCACCGTCACACCATAATGCTGCAAACGATTAGACAGATTGCCAACAACTTCAGCAACAAGAGCTTTCATAGGCGCAACGTATACAATCTTGTAATCATTGTGGTTTATCGTACCATCCTCCTTATTCATGTGCAACCCAAGCTGTTGAAGAATGGTGAGCACTGCAACATTAGTTTTTCCTGCACCAGTGGGAGCACAAAGGAGAAGGTTGTCTGCCTTGAAAAGGGCAGTCTCATACACCTTGCTCTGCACCCTGTTCAACTGGGTCATACCTTTGAAAGCCGGTTGTGCCCACTCTGGCATGGAAGATATCTTTATAAGCTTCTCCTCGGGATCAAATGGTTTCGGCTTCAACGCTGGTACATGAATTTCTTCATACCCTTTACTTGGGCGTCTGTATGATCCATCAGGAAGGATACATTTATGATTCGAAGAAAGTCTACCATGTTGAAGTGCAAGGCTATCAAGATCAAGGAGCTGCAATTGACCCTTCAACCAACCACTGTCTGAATCTCTGTCAACTACTAGGCCCCTCCTGCTCCTGTCACCATCTCCACCACTCTCGTCTTTCAACCTTCGAGCCTCCTCTCTAATACTCTTCTCCAAGTTCTTTTGCCTCTCTTTAGCAGTGGCCCTGGTCGCATACAACTGTTCCAGAATTGCAGCCAAATTAGGACCCAACTGAACCATTTCCTCCTCGATTTTCTTCCTCTCCTCTTGGTCCTCGGCCCTCGCCAAACGGGTACACCACACAATCTTCAGCCGATTTCGCAGCAGAAATTTAATGAGAGGGAACTTGTCGAACTGGAGGTGCAGCACCAGTTTGTTTTCAACCTCCCGATCGTCACCCTCGGCTAGAATCTTAAGCACCTCTTCAGCAAGCTTCTGGCACTGTTGTGGATCAATCTGCTGCTCATAAGCTTGAGAAATTTTTCTCTGCAACCAATAAGCATCAATGTCCTGGACATTTAGGGTCATACCCTCATTTGCTTCCTGCATATCATCATCATCAATCCCAGCACCCATTTGCATAGCCCCTGATTCATTTGGCTCTGCCACATCGTCATCATCCTCTTCATCTTCCTCTTGGACCATATCAAGATCACTCTCTTCCTCATCATCCTCATTCTCTTCAAATTCTACAGCAACACCCATATCATCATCGAGAGCATCATCACCGCCATTGGTTACAGCAGTAGCTGCAGCATCACTCCCATCTTGGAAGTCGGTGATAAGCCTACCAATAGAAACCAACTGATCGAATACCTGGTTGGGAATGGGATTCAATAACTTCTCaatctcttttttcttttcaGGGTTTTTGAAAACATCATTCTTGAGAAGAGCCAAAATCTCATCCGCTGCACCACTGACAATGCTCAGGGGCTGCCCACCCAACTGTTGCTGAATGACGCTGAGCATGGCTTCGTAAGCAGCTCGAGTTTCCTTTGTCTTGGGCTGGTAAACGCCTTCTTCCGTGGTAGTAAGGACGCTCTCCTCCTGAAGTCGGCGTCTCTTGGCCTGACGAGCTGGACCGGGTTCGGCAAGCGGGTCacgctctttcttcttcttctccttggatTTCTTCAGCTTCTCATCCAACTCCGGTGGCCTCCCCCTGTAAGCCCTGTCCCCAAAGCTTTTAGGATCGATTTTGCCCCAAAGAGATTCCGGTTCTCCGGTGGGCTCGTGGGTGTCGCGCGGGCGAGAGTCTGTAGTGAGCACCAGACTGGAGTTGGCCCGGTACTCATACTGCTTGAATCGGGCGTGAGCCTCAGCACCACCGCCGAGGTGGGCCATGGTAAAGGGCTACCGATTCGAAGATCCCAGAAACCCTATAATGACAGAAAACGAAGGAGGGAAAAGgagggtttttagggttttaagtTTTCGGGAAGTAATAAAGTAAGAAATGATAATCTTCAAAACCCTAATCAGAAAAAACAGTTAAGAGGACAGTCACTGAAACTTACTTGTCGTGACGATGACGATAGCGATAACTATGAGAAACTTTGGTTTGAGAAATGagatcttttttcttttttctttgttcGTTCGTTCCTGAAATTAGTCTTTATATTTTAGATATACGTAAAAGGACTCTTGCTTTACAAAAAAAACGCCTTAGAATTTCTTGTTCCCCATCCATACAAGTTCTTGCTCCACAAAACAAATAGAAAAgtctcataaaataatataaatgattGCAACaccttttttgttttataaatttatttcatgcttattttttttttttttttgcaaattctTTAGTCCTCGTCAAGTGTGAACCTATtaaattttttgatatttttattattaaaattttatactTGATCAGCCTGTAATGAAAATCAGTTGTGAAAAAATATGTTAACATGATTTGAAAAGTATGGGCAAAACAGCAATTTGCAGGTAAAAAAAAGTCTACAGTGGAGGGCAATAAGGTAAAATTAGTATTGTGTTCAAACATATTTACGATATTGGAAAAGTAATGTTTAGGGGCCACTTAGTAATTTTTAAAGGAGTAGTGAGGAATAATGTTGTATCTAAAAGTAATGAATTTCTCAGTAACTTATTTGCGTATAAGTAACTTTTTGATGTCGGTAAGTAATATTTAATAGAGTGGTTAGTAATAATATAATAGCTGAAAGTAAAAAAATCGAAAGTaattattgtttgtttttttgcGAGTAACAAATGAATTGTCTTAGTGAATATCTCCGTTTTGACTTGTTTAATGGTTAGAAGAATGAATTGTCATTGATTATGTAGCTTTAGGTTGTATAGTTAATTTAGATTAAATTTTGGCCATTATATGGTATTTGGTATTTGGTATTTGGTATGTAAGACTTTCCCTTTGCATAAGTAATTTTATAATCCCCTTATGTGTAACGCAATtagagtataataataataataataataccactAAACGTACCATATTTAAGTTATAATAATTATATGGTTGCTCGATTAGGAGTCACTACTTCGTAAAAAAAAGTGTGATTGAAATATTTCTGTCATAAATGGAGAATAAAAATGTAATCTCATACAATATAAAAAGATGATTAATTGATGAATCATTCGTACTATAGTTTTGTAAGTTCATTTGACATGTACGGTGAAGTACATAGGTTTAAATTGCAAACCACATTGGCGGCTTAGTTGACGAGGAAATTATTAATTTGTTATTGATTGCATGGAAGATGGGGTCAAGTAATTGGGATGTGTCGATTGTACGAATATGTCTTATTGGTGGTAGTAGAACATCCTCAATCACGATTGTGTAATCTAAGCTTTGAACTTACAAAATTATAGTAGGATCCAATTAATTTTCCAATTGTCaagttttgaacaattttggtgtttttcttttttaaactttatacttgatgaaccggttatgtaaACCGGATCAAAGAAGTTGTGCTGGCATGACTTTGAAAAGTAAGGACAATAAAGTAATTTGCAGTCCAAAAATTGTACAATCGAGGGCAATAAGATAAAATATCTATTGTGTTTGAACTTATTTATGATATTGGGTAAGTAATTTTTTGATGCGGCTAAGTAATGTTTAATGAAATGGTCAGTAATAACGTTGTATCTAAAAGTAAAAAACCttgaagtaatttttttttttttttttgcgtatAAGTAACATTTTTATGCTACTAAGTAATATTTAATTGAGTGGTGAGTAATAATGTTGTAGCTAaaagtaaaaaagtaaaaaatccaACAATGACTGGAATTCAATGACCACACCTCATGAGCCTTAGTTGTCTCATGATCATCATAGAGAGCTTTATTGACTGCATTACTCATGTTGACAACATTGCACTAGTAATACATTTTTAGACCAAATGAGAATAAGATAAATGGTACTCATGTTAACAACATAAGAAATTTACTTGGTTCAAACAAGTATGACCTAAATCAATTGGATGGGACTAACACTCTTTAGTAAGCACAAATCTAAATCAATACAAAGTTATATAATTTGAATAAGaagtttgtttttaattttcaaaCTCTCACCAACATAATACAAGAACCCAGAACAATATTTGTCAATGTTGAATACAAGATGAGATCTAAGATGAGTCTATTTACTAGCTTGAGTCTAAAGATCATTTTGAACCACTAAAATTGGCAAATACTTAAACTGCAGTTATTACTGCTTTCTATTGTGACAGTTGAACTGTGCTTAAGTCCAATTTTAGAAAGTTTGGGAGCAAATAGTAGGTTAAGAGATTTTAACCTTACACGATACAATGATGAGAGTTTTAGTCCAATCAGTTGATGTAGAGGAATGCAGACTGCATctaatttgtattttttgtacATCAAAACTGTTCATTAGTGCACACTCTGGACAGAGCCAAAAGACAATTTCACAATGTACATAATTTCAAGTCAAATTAGTTAAACAATATAAAACTCGATGAGAGTAATgataaaaatgaaaggaaaaaaatgatcaataaaagatGAAAGTTAACATGAGAAAGAGTATGTGactatatatttatgaaattgctAACTATTATAGGGGAAACACACATATACATTATATAGACACAGTAAAAAGATGAGACTTTGAGTTATAGAAGTACAACCCCATCAACATTTGATCCCTTGGAATGCGCTCATGATCAAATCTTAATCCTACCATCTATATTGTTATACACAAATAACAATATAAAAAGAACTTATCTTTTTtctatttgaaattgattaatcaaTTAAGAGGCAAAGGTGTAGACAACCGATAAGacataaaacaaagaaataatgcactatgagtttcactaatatattttttctattaaaGCAAATCATTATGCAAACTTTTAGACCGTTTTTTTAGGCGTCATTAGTTGCAACTAATATTCTGTGTAAGTTAacgattaaaaaaaattaatgtcaccttatttagaagatgcttAATTGATGAATTATTCGTATTATACTTTTGTAACTTTACTTGGAATTTAGTTTAAAATACATAGGTTTAAAGTACAGACCACATTGGCGCCTTAGTTGATGAAGAAAGTATTATTTCGTCATTGTTTGCATGAAAGATGGGGTTAACCAAGTGAGATGTGTTGATTGTACGAATGTGTCATATAGATGGCAGTAGAACGTCCCCAATTACGCATGTGTAATCTAAGCTATAGTGATAGAAAACGAAGACACCTCTCTGGTTTAGTGCTAATACTCTTTCTCCATTTGACCATACTTGCTTGATTCTTGTATCTAATTATAAATCTTGTGGGGATCCTGGAAGTATGTAGGTTGTCATTGAACTACCTACCCTGATATCTATGTCGACTACCTTGTCTTGGTGATGATAATATTTTGACATAGACGAAGTCCGTACGCCgagaatgtaatgccccaaatttcctaataaggtttaggaccttgattaggaggtcgggagggccataattgatttattatagtatttaatgattatatgcatgtttacgtgaattatattattatatgatggtggatgcatgcatatgggagaatttattattgtgagggtattttggtaatttggccactgtgggcgtaattgtatattttgggtgcatgattgtgattaattaatatagccacactataaggtggattggttcgagctatcgacatgagacgatcatgagatgtaagtgttcggtctagtcataacgggtttaagttcggggctcggggtgagtctcggggtgaatttaatgattagagcattaccgggaattaaagggtaatgggatatgatttattggtatttgggaatgttgagattagcgggaattggagagcgttaattataattaacggtatagttGGAAATGCtgaatttacccttgggagtgtttagaagcttttagggcattatggtcttttgaccttaaggatttatatcagtttttgggggtttggaaggctgtagaaacagagcaaaacagagccTAACCTCatcctttcttcctttctctcccgtacaaactttccttcatccttttctttgaattttgagagccaccttgaggagttaagcttggagatcaaagggggaagctagggaacttgtcacagccattaaaggggattcaaaaccgtgtttgaggtgagttccagttatgaatttaaggtgtgctctgtttttttgagttaagttttgagtttcttaagtttttaagcttaggattggactttgtgaattgttgagtttttggttggtttgagcttcaggttttggtggctttggaccattgagaagtttggtaatattgatttgatgatttggagatgtttagatgggtttttggaaggttttagaagtggaaaaacgaagaaaaatggctggtgcgaagttgggccgcggccctgttcttgggcgccgcgaccctagcttgaagaaggtggtgaAGGCTCTgacaggggggcgggccgcggcatggtccatgtagggccgcgacccttaagggaaaaatttcccaaaagtgtgtt is a window of Humulus lupulus chromosome 4, drHumLupu1.1, whole genome shotgun sequence DNA encoding:
- the LOC133831445 gene encoding DExH-box ATP-dependent RNA helicase DExH12-like codes for the protein MAHLGGGAEAHARFKQYEYRANSSLVLTTDSRPRDTHEPTGEPESLWGKIDPKSFGDRAYRGRPPELDEKLKKSKEKKKKERDPLAEPGPARQAKRRRLQEESVLTTTEEGVYQPKTKETRAAYEAMLSVIQQQLGGQPLSIVSGAADEILALLKNDVFKNPEKKKEIEKLLNPIPNQVFDQLVSIGRLITDFQDGSDAAATAVTNGGDDALDDDMGVAVEFEENEDDEEESDLDMVQEEDEEDDDDVAEPNESGAMQMGAGIDDDDMQEANEGMTLNVQDIDAYWLQRKISQAYEQQIDPQQCQKLAEEVLKILAEGDDREVENKLVLHLQFDKFPLIKFLLRNRLKIVWCTRLARAEDQEERKKIEEEMVQLGPNLAAILEQLYATRATAKERQKNLEKSIREEARRLKDESGGDGDRSRRGLVVDRDSDSGWLKGQLQLLDLDSLALQHGRLSSNHKCILPDGSYRRPSKGYEEIHVPALKPKPFDPEEKLIKISSMPEWAQPAFKGMTQLNRVQSKVYETALFKADNLLLCAPTGAGKTNVAVLTILQQLGLHMNKEDGTINHNDYKIVYVAPMKALVAEVVGNLSNRLQHYGVTVRELSGDQTLTRQQIEETQIIVTTPEKWDIITRKSGDRTYTQLVKLLIIDEIHLLHDNRGPVLESIVARTVRQIETTKEHIRLVGLSATLPNYLDVALFLRVDHNKGLFHFDNSYRPVPLSQQYIGIMVRKPLQRFQLMNDLCYEKVMAVAGKHQVLIFVHSRKETAKTARAIRDTALANDTLGRFLKEDSASREILHTHTDLVKSNDLKDLVPYGFAIHHAGLNRTDRQLVEDLFSDGHIQVLVSTATLAWGVNLPAHTVIIKGTQIYNPEKGAWTELSPLDVMQMLGRAGRPQYDSYGEGIIITGHSELQYYLSLMNQQLPIESQFVSKLADQLNAEIVLGTVQNAREACSWLGYTYLYVRMIRNPTLYGLEADVLKRDVTLEERRADLIHSAATILDKNNLIKYDRKSGYFQVTDLGRIASYYYITHGTIAAYNEHLKPTMGDTELCRLFSLSEEFKYVTVRQDEKMELAKLLDRVPIPVKESLEEPSAKINVLLQAYISQLKLEGLSLTSDMVYITQSAGRLLRALFEIVLKRGWVQVAEKALNLCRMVTRRMWSVQTPLRQFHGISNDILMKLEKKDLAWERYYDLSSQELGELIRAPKMGKTLHRYIHQFPKLNLAAHVQPITRTVLRVELTVTPDFQWEDKVHGYVEPFWVIVEDNDGEYILHHEYFLLKKQYIDEDHTLQFTVPIYEPLPPQYFIRVVSDKWLGAQTVLPVSFRHLILPEKYPPPTELLDLQPLPVTALRNSLYEGLYEGFKHFNPVQTQVFTVLYNSDDNVLVAAPTGSGKTICAEFAILRNHQKGHMRAVYIAPIEALAKERYRDWKNKFEKPLELSVVELTGETATDLKLLEKGNIIISTPEKWDALSRRWKQRKHVQQVSLFMIDELHLIGGQGGPVLEVVVSRMRYIASQVENQIRIVALSTSLANAKDLGEWIGASSHGLFNFPPGVRPVPLEIHIQGVDITNFEARMQAMTKPTYTAIVQHAKNEKPAIVYVPTRKHVRLTAVDLMTYSNADGGGKPPFLLGSLEDLQPLIDGLHDEMLKVTVSQGVGYLHEGLSSLDQEVVSDLFQAGRIQVCVMSSSMCWGMPLSAHLVVVMGTQYYDGRENVHTDYPVTDLLQMMGHASRPLLDNSGKCVILCHAPRKEYYKKFLYEAFPVESHLHHYLHDNLNAEVVAGIIENKQDAVDYLTWTFMYRRLAQNPNYYNLQGVSHRHLSDHLSELVENTLNDLEASKCVVIEDDMDLSPSNLGLIASYYYISYATIERFSSSLTSKTKMKGLLEILASASEYAQLPIRPGEDNHVRRLINHQRFSFENPKCADPHVKANALLQAHFSRQPLGGNLALDQREVLLSASRLLQAMVDVISSNGWLNLALLAMEVSQMVTQGMWERDSMLLQLPHFTKELAKRCQENPGRSVETVFDLVEMEDDERHELLQMSDSQLLDIAKFCNRFPNIDMSYEVLEGDNVRAGDIVTLQVTLERDLEGRTEVGPVDAPRYPKAKEEGWWLVVGDTKSNSLLAIKRVSLQRKSKVKLDFTAPTEVGKKNYTLYFMCDSYLGCDQEYSFSVDVNEAGPDEED